From Treponema primitia ZAS-1, the proteins below share one genomic window:
- a CDS encoding HD domain-containing phosphohydrolase, translating into MESIRKRVLLVDDNQVNLKMARNTLMNKYDVFTVPSAEKMFLFLESNPVDLILLDILMPDLSGYEAIIVLKKNEKTKDIPVIFLTSKSDPGSELEGFNLGAIDYIAKPFSPPLLIKRVDVHMLVESQKWELQYLNDNLQHLVDEKTGTVLNLQRGILKTISNLVEWRDDVTGEHVERTEYFLRILTEEMRRKKVYTAELESWNLEFFFQSAQLHDVGKIAIRDSILQKTAGLNEEEFEEMKKHTTFGEKIIEKIQEGVKETVFLTHARIMAGSHHEKWDGSGYPRGLAGENIPLQGRLMAIVDVYDALVSQRPYKKAFSPDEAAKIIGGERERHFDPNITDVFLGIYTQLRLPAQALHFVDPQGKERDLPA; encoded by the coding sequence ATGGAAAGCATCCGCAAGAGAGTTCTCCTGGTTGACGATAATCAGGTCAATCTGAAAATGGCGCGTAATACCCTAATGAACAAGTACGATGTATTTACCGTTCCCAGCGCTGAAAAAATGTTTCTTTTCCTGGAATCCAATCCGGTTGACCTAATCCTCTTGGATATACTGATGCCGGATCTCAGCGGTTACGAGGCTATCATCGTTTTAAAGAAAAATGAAAAAACAAAGGATATACCGGTTATATTTTTAACCTCCAAATCCGATCCGGGAAGCGAACTGGAGGGCTTTAATCTGGGAGCGATAGATTATATCGCCAAACCCTTTTCTCCGCCCCTGCTTATTAAACGGGTGGACGTACATATGCTGGTGGAATCGCAAAAATGGGAACTTCAGTATTTAAACGACAATCTCCAGCATCTGGTGGACGAAAAAACCGGTACGGTGCTGAACCTGCAGCGCGGCATCCTGAAAACCATAAGTAACCTGGTTGAATGGAGGGATGATGTTACGGGGGAACATGTGGAACGGACCGAATATTTTCTGCGCATCCTGACAGAGGAAATGCGGAGAAAAAAGGTCTACACCGCTGAGCTTGAAAGTTGGAACCTGGAATTTTTTTTCCAGTCCGCCCAGCTGCACGATGTGGGGAAGATCGCCATCCGGGATTCAATCCTTCAAAAAACTGCCGGACTGAATGAAGAAGAATTTGAGGAGATGAAAAAACACACCACCTTTGGCGAAAAGATCATTGAAAAAATACAGGAAGGCGTCAAGGAAACGGTCTTTCTGACCCATGCCCGGATTATGGCCGGTTCCCACCATGAAAAATGGGACGGGTCGGGGTATCCCCGCGGTCTTGCGGGGGAGAATATTCCCCTCCAGGGCAGGCTCATGGCCATTGTGGATGTCTACGACGCCCTGGTCTCACAGCGGCCCTATAAAAAGGCCTTTTCACCGGACGAGGCGGCCAAGATAATCGGGGGTGAACGGGAGCGCCATTTTGATCCCAATATCACGGATGTTTTTTTGGGGATTTATACACAACTCAGACTGCCCGCCCAGGCACTGCATTTTGTAGACCCGCAGGGAAAAGAAAGGGATCTGCCCGCTTAA